From a region of the Malania oleifera isolate guangnan ecotype guangnan chromosome 12, ASM2987363v1, whole genome shotgun sequence genome:
- the LOC131144490 gene encoding non-classical arabinogalactan protein 30-like: MNKSRSKCRSTQPYKSPALPSQPSQLFITSVAFTEFASNKKMGLLPLLKAFVLLQLWLLLVTCCLNTAYGAKKDEAKAPGPEEHRDKRDHHEAHPPSEKERPCEEHPPRGAHPPGEERHHSHPPGAETPHSRNPRLGQPPKIASAPCSRKEHKREKEKGKNKAPGFPPLSSDELPERNPVAVQGRVYCKSCKNVEADPLLGAEPLAGAVVKLECSNGEEPSVLQEATTNKNGYFHMKASEKMTSEGAGKCKVSLISSPTTATCSKATDLNGGLTGAILSEEAKHTVALRAALTSVKVYEVGPFAFEPESSGDCSP; the protein is encoded by the exons ATGAACAAATCCCGCAGTAAATGCCGCAGTACTCAACCCTATAAATCCCCTGCTCTTCCCTCCCAACCATCACAACTCTTCATCACTTCAGTAGCTTTCACTGAATTTGCTTCCAATAAGAAAATGGGCCTTCTCCCATTACTGAAAGCTTTTGTGCTTCTGCAGCTTTGGCTGCTTTTGGTGACCTGCTGCTTGAACACTGCTTATGGCGCCAAGAAAGATGAGGCTAAGGCTCCCGGTCCAGAAGAGCATCGCGACAAACGCGATCATCATGAAGCTCACCCTCCATCGGAAAAAGAGCGTCCATGCGAAGAGCACCCGCCTCGAGGCGCCCATCCACCGGGCGAGGAAAGGCACCACTCCCACCCACCGGGGGCGGAGACGCCGCATTCGCGTAACCCGAGGCTTGGTCAACCTCCTAAGATTGCGTCGGCGCCCTGCTCTCGCAAGGAACATAAGCGTGAGAAAGAGAAAGGCAAGAATAAAGCACCGGGCTTTCCTCCGTTGAGTTCGGATGAGTTGCCAGAGAGGAATCCGGTGGCTGTGCAAGGCCGCGTTTACTGCAAGTCCTGCAAGAACGTAGAGGCTGATCCCCTCTTGGGAGCTGAACCACTTGCTG GTGCTGTTGTAAAGCTGGAATGCAGCAACGGCGAGGAGCCATCAGTACTGCAAGAGGCTACTACCAACAAGAATGGCTACTTCCACATGAAGGCATCGGAGAAGATGACCAGCGAAGGAGCCGGTAAGTGCAAGGTGTCCCTTATCTCGTCCCCGACCACGGCCACGTGCAGCAAGGCAACCGATCTCAACGGCGGCCTGACCGGTGCCATCTTGTCGGAGGAGGCAAAGCACACGGTGGCTCTCCGTGCAGCTCTGACGTCCGTTAAAGTCTACGAAGTTGGACCTTTCGCGTTCGAACCAGAGAGTTCCGGCGACTGTTCACCCTGA